The Fusarium fujikuroi IMI 58289 draft genome, chromosome FFUJ_chr12 genome includes a window with the following:
- a CDS encoding related to tol protein, with translation MEQDLPNCQSDVTDLQPHSCTCCQKLLIQNVSTYGNITGKFSYTKVAEMASSGCLLFETVQKRFDRISYPACRTRHELTLKPQTWTGSDRLLGLDFTWEMKPEDPQVRGYEDDEEENMLFAFVPDDNLAHEFVEASPFNLHPGSAESFAWIKERFHRCRRRHAECQQLIRENQQNLAMPKRLLDVGQLGDPFIGLFEASDDARVSFAIGSYVWGKGLKENAIKQAQTTKENIGYRMASGIEATGLPKSIQDLIEVTRQIGFRYLWLDAFCIIQDDEDDKGQFNSIAEFYKQADILISAASASDCDEGFLHSRIVDRCYGSIFELPYEWKVNGDQTQGSLLLSEMDLDCSTDNEPVHMRIWTFQEHLVSSRIISFGSRQIKWTCQKEKNFVDGGSYYGMIDDLEENLRIAFSPSQYPSETPTEKNCRVWSWMLIVEEYSKRDYTRLEDRVPAFYEAMSLLAPHMGWTRDQCVYGIWKTDASRQLLWKKDKPLITEEVEQLEVAEKCGKPLPSWSWATLPGEVIYDIGSQLRLLGDTDPTIEFQMIDGQHPCLTMEGFIQEAAWIENYTTGISSEVVQLFQVDLDVEMPPQPVFLLDLSASHTPPFSMGLVLVKIPGYPARFKRRGRFEAMEVDADGSHILFSNKGRSFETITIL, from the exons ATGGAACAAGATCTACCAAACTGTCAATCTGACGTTACTGACCTGCAACCACACTCTTGTACTTGTTgccagaagctgctgatCCAGAATGTGTCGACCTATGGTAATATCACAGGCAAGTTTTCCTACACCAAAGTAGCAGAGATGGCTTCCTCGGGTTGCCTGCTCTTCGAGACTGTACAAAAGAGGTTCGACCGTATCTCGTATCCAGCTTGCCGAACACGTCATGAATTGACTTTAAAACCGCAAACTTGGACTGGTAGCGATAGATTGCTGGGTCTTGACTTCACATGGGAAATGAAGCCAGAAGATCCTCAAGTCAGGGGTtacgaggacgatgaagaagagaatatgTTATTCGCTTTCGTCCCAGATG ATAATCTTGCTCATGAATTTGTTGAGGCTTCGCCTTTCAATCTGCATCCTGGCTCAGCCGAAAGCTTCGCATGGATAAAAGAGCGGTTTCACAGATGCCGACGGCGTCATGCCGAATGCCAACAACTCATCAGAGAGAATCAACAAAACTTGGCTATGCCGAAGAGACTACTGGATGTAGGTCAACTTGGTGACCCCTTCATCGGGTTGTTTGAAGCAAGCGACGATGCCAGAGTATCTTTTGCTATTGGCAGTTATGTATGGGGCAAGGGCTTGAAAGAAAACGCTATAAAACAAGCTCAAACGACCAAGGAAAACATAGGCTACAGAATGGCTTCTGGAATCGAGGCCACAGGTCTACCAAAGAGTATTCAGGACCTAATTGAAGTCACGCGGCAGATCGGTTTTCGATACCTTTGGTTGGATGCTTTCTGCATCATCcaagatgacgaagacgacaaAGGCCAATTTAACTCAATTGCTGAGTTTTACAAGCAGGCAGACATTCTAATTTCAGCTGCAAGTGCTTCGGACTGCGACGAGGGATTTCTACATTCCAGAATAGTTGATCGGTGTTACGGCTCGATCTTTGAGTTGCCTTACGAGTGGAAAGTTAATGGCGACCAGACTCAAGGATCCTTGCTCTTGTCGGAAATGGACTTAGACTGCTCCACAGACAATGAACCTGTGCATATGCGAATTTGGACGTTTCAGGAACATCTCGTCTCATCGCGGATCATCAGCTTTGGCTCTCGACAGATCAAGTGGACATGccagaaagaaaagaatttTGTCGATGGCGGGAGCTACTACGGAATGATAGATGACCTGGAGGAGAACCTTAGAATAGCATTTTCCCCGTCTCAATATCCCTCCGAGACTCCGACGGAAAAGAATTGCAGGGTTTGGAGTTGGATGCTGATCGTTGAGGAATATTCAAAGCGTGACTACACTCGTCTAGAAGACAGGGTCCCGGCGTTTTATGAAGCTATGTCACTCTTAGCACCTCATATGGGCTGGACAAGAGATCAGTGTGTTTATGGGATATGGAAAACTGACGCCAGCCGTCAACTCTTGTGGAAGAAAGACAAGCCTCTGATtactgaagaggttgagcaACTTGAAGTTGCTGAGAAGTGTGGAAAACCTCTCCCATCGTGGTCTTGGGCGACATTACCCGGCGAAGTTATATACGATATCGGCTCACAGCTTCGCCTTCTGGGCGATACTGATCCAACGATTGAATTCCAGATGATTGATGGCCAACACCCTTGCCTCACGATGGAGGGCTTTATTCAAGAAGCCGCCTGGATTGAAAATTATACAACCGGCATATCAAGCGAGGTTGTCCAGCTGTTTCAAGTTGATCTGGATGTCGAAATGCCACCACAGCCAGTATTTTTGCTTGATTTGTCCGCATCCCATACACCACCATTCAGCATGGGGTTAGTTCTGGTTAAGATTCCAGGATATCCGGCCCGTTTTAAAAGGCGTGGCCGTTTCGAGGCCATGGAAGTTGACGCAGATGGATCACATATTCTCTTCTCAAACAAAGGTAGATCATTCGAGACAATTACGATACTATAG
- a CDS encoding related to monocarboxylate transporter 4 produces MIFHHSHSQSSVTDDHIPPRVSLHEKQAEGHAAGSTAISSPPDGGSKAWMHAVFLHIVCFNTWGVNNSFGVFQQYYAAELLSSQSQSTISWIGSVQVFCLFVIGTFSGRATDMGYFRITFIIGVFFQLLGILMASLGSSYYQIFLSQGVCVGIGNGLVLVPSMAVTSTYFSTKRAIAISIGSSGAATGGLVFPVLTERLIAAQGAGYGWAMRCIGFVMLLTYIPCLIWYSPRLAPRKSGPLIDPSALREIQFWFFTVAMYFTFWGLYTVFFYIGTFAGDSIGMTGTVNLILVLNGAGLIGRLAPGIVAAKCTGVLNLLIPLTALASLLAFLWSQVQSQIGLYIFAVFYGFVAHSVQALSFAFLGSLTTDPQKLATRAGMVTSLTSVALLTGPSISGTLIQHTNGSYFPAQVFTGISMLLSALFFTALRVARVGTNVRIKV; encoded by the coding sequence ATGATCTTTCATCACAGCCACTCACAATCATCTGTTACTGATGACCACATACCGCCCCGGGTATCGCTACACGAGAAACAAGCCGAGGGTCATGCCGCTGGTTCCACTGCGATATCTTCACCACCCGACGGCGGATCAAAAGCTTGGATGCATGCAGTCTTCTTGCACATCGTTTGCTTCAATACCTGGGGTGTAAATAATAGCTTTGGAGTATTCCAGCAATACTATGCAGCTGAACTTCTCTCAAGCCAGTCACAGTCAACAATTTCTTGGATTGGAAGCGTCCAAGTCTTCTGCCTCTTTGTTATTGGCACGTTTTCCGGTCGGGCCACTGACATGGGCTATTTCAGAATCACCTTCATCATAGGCGTCTTTtttcagcttcttggaaTTCTCATGGCATCTCTGGGTTCCTCATACTACCAGATATTTCTCTCGCAGGGTGTCTGTGTTGGTATCGGCAATGGTCTCGTGCTAGTCCCTTCTATGGCTGTCACGTCGACTTACTTCAGCACAAAGCGTGCTATAGCTATCAGTATTGGGTCTTCTGGTGCAGCAACCGGCGGTCTAGTGTTTCCAGTTCTGACAGAACGTCTTATTGCTGCTCAAGGTGCCGGATACGGTTGGGCAATGCGATGCATTGGTTTCGTAATGCTTCTGACCTACATTCCGTGTCTGATCTGGTATTCACCGCGACTAGCTCCCCGCAAGTCTGGACCTTTGATCGACCCTTCAGCACTGAGAGAAATTCAGTTCTGGTTTTTTACGGTCGCTATGTACTTTACGTTTTGGGGTCTTTACActgttttcttctatatCGGCACTTTTGCCGGGGATTCCATCGGTATGACAGGCACAGTCAATTTGATTCTTGTACTAAATGGTGCGGGTCTTATCGGTCGCCTGGCGCCTGGCATAGTCGCCGCAAAATGTACCGGCGTCCTGAACCTGCTCATACCCTTAACAGCACTGGCTAGCTTGCTCGCATTTCTTTGGAGCCAAGTCCAGAGCCAGATCGGCCTCTACATCTTCGCCGTGTTTTATGGATTTGTTGCACATTCCGTGCAAGCTCTCTCATTCGCATTCCTCGGCTCCCTGACGACTGACCCTCAGAAATTGGCGACACGCGCAGGCATGGTGACAAGTCTCACCAGCGTGGCCCTCCTGACCGGCCCTTCGATTAGTGGCACCCTTATTCAGCACACAAATGGGAGTTATTTCCCCGCACAGGTCTTCACCGGTATCTCAATGTTACTCAGCGCATTATTCTTTACAGCTCTAAGAGTGGCCAGAGTGGGCACTAATGTTAGGATTAAGGTCTAA